The Bombus fervidus isolate BK054 chromosome 8, iyBomFerv1, whole genome shotgun sequence genome window below encodes:
- the Nompc gene encoding no mechanoreceptor potential C isoform X2 yields the protein MSSNSKKTSGGKDEKKNPSSKEESPVSKDETGGSASTGSTGGGTSADGTQPGSKPGSAGATSREAAQKLLGLAARGEWAPVDQLLKSLEKAVQSVGEDGPLLPLASIMDPATGMTPLMYAVKDNRTGLLDRMIELGADVGARNSDNYNALHIAAMYSREDVVKLLLSKRGVDPYATGGPRQQTAVHLVASRQTGTATSILRALLAAAGRDIRLKVDGKGKIPLLLAVEAGNQSMCRELLAQQAPDQLRATTTKGDSALHLAARRRDIDMVRILVDYGATVDMQNGDGQTALHIASAEGDETLVKYFYGVRASASITDHQDRTPMHLAAENGHASIIELLADKFKASIFERTKDGSTLMHIASLNGHSECATMLFKKGVYLHMPNKRGARSIHTAAKYGHVGIISTLLQRGEKVDATTNDNYTALHIAVENAKPAVVETLLGYGAEVHVRGGKLRETPLHIAARVPDGDRCALMLLKSGAGPNLTTDDGQTPVHVAASHGNLTTLLLLLEDGGDPMYKSKNGETPLHLACRGCKADVVRHLIEFVKERKGPETATAYVNSLTNEGASALHYAAQIEPSEVEIPGDDRAVIRALLEGGADVSLQTKQAQESAFHHCALAGNNEVLTEMISGMSATEVQKALNRQSAVGWTPLLIAAHRGHMELVTTLLANHARVDVFDLEGRSALHLAAEHGYLQVCDALLANKAFINSKSRVGRTALHLAAMNGYSHLVKFLVQDHGAAIDVLTLRKQTPLHLAAGAGQLEVCKLLLELGASIDATDDQGQKPIHAAAMNNYAEVAQLFLQRHPSLVMACTKDGNTCAHIAAMQGSVRVIEELMKFDRQGVISARNKLTEATPLQLAAEGGHAEVVKALVRAGASCADENRAGFTAVHLAAQHGHGQVLEVMRSSQSLRISSKKLGVTALHVAAYFGQADTVRELLTNVPGTVKSDPPTGGSLVGELGSESGMTPLHLAAYSGNENVVRLLLNSAGVQVEAATTENGFNPLHLACFGGHITVVGLLLSRSAELLHSSDRYGKTGLHIAANHGHYQMVEVLLGQGAEINATDKNGWTPLHCAARAGYLDVVKLLVESGASPKSETNLGSAPIWFAASEGHNDVLKYLMEKEHDTYALMEDKRFVYNMMVCSKSHNNKPIEEFVLVSPAPVDTAAKLSNIYMKLSEKEKERAKDLIAAGKQCEAMATELLALAAGADSAGRILTSMDRRNVEFLDVLIENEQKEVIAHTVVQRYLQELWQGSLNWNAFRTILLFVAFLICPPVWVVFALPLGHKYNNVPIIKFMSYLTSHIYLMVFLLLVGIIPIYPVVRPSLLPYWYEWCLLVMLSGLLLFELTNPSDKSGLGWIKLAVLLFGICGVAFHLMGFVLVQRQYWPTLLYLRNQLFALSFLLACVQILDFLSFHHLFGPWAIIIGNLMKDLARFLAVLAIFVFGFSMHFVALNQAFKNQSTQEMREDKKKKGAFYDDLLANVTEWMMETPSTAPPRRHLRYKTKPPECCDDSSRNIKMNPVLAFEYLFFAVFGQTTHGELKVETNQPQWTSVLFKLTFGVYMLVSVVVLINLLIAMMSDTYQRIQAQSDIEWKYGLSKLIRNMHRTTTAPSPLNLLTTWIVYFIKVCKQHAAKRKRPSLVHMMGLQRAARLSPRSKMGAKWLAKVKKGQVRPKDSVTLSVVHLSPLGSQLSFNSATRLESVVDWDSIRKKYLALSGNEPEKEADKDTKNEDDEKEDENAPTASNSSMVPTTMTPPI from the exons ATGAGCAGTAACAGTAAAAAGACATCGGGTGGGAAGGACGAAAAAAAGAATCCCTCCAGCAAAGAGGAAAGCCCAGTGAGCAAAGATGAGACCGGAGGATCAGCCTCGACGGGAAGCACTGGCGGAGGAACAAGCGCGGATGGGACACAACCTGGAAGCAAACCTGGATCGGCAGGAGCAACCAGCAGGGAAGCCGCACAGAAACTCCTCGGGCTTGCCGCGCGTGGAGAATGGGCACCGGTGGACCAGCTGCTCAAATCTCTGGAGAAGGCGGTACAGAGCGTCGGAGAAGATGGTCCCCTCCTTCCTCTCGCTAGTATCATGGACCCG gCAACGGGCATGACACCATTGATGTACGCAGTAAAAGACAATCGCACGGGATTGCTCGACCGAATGATTGAATTGGGAGCGGACGTAGGTGCCAGGAACAGC GACAATTACAATGCTCTTCACATCGCGGCTATGTACTCGAGAGAGGATGTCGTCAAATTATTACTGTCAAAGCGGGGCGTCGATCCTTATGCCACTGGAGGA CCCAGGCAACAAACAGCTGTACATTTGGTCGCGTCCAGACAAACAGGTACTGCGACTTCAATTTTACGAGCGTTACTGGCCGCCGCCGGCCGGGACATTAGGTTGAAAGTTGATGGG AAAGGAAAGATACCTTTGCTCTTGGCGGTGGAAGCTGGAAATCAATCGATGTGCAGGGAATTGTTGGCTCAACAGGCACCGGATCAGCTCCGTGCCACTACCACTAAAGGTGACTCAGCCCTTCATCTGGCGGCTAGGAGACGGGACATCGATATGGTGCGAATATTGGTGGACTACGGTGCGACTGTGGATATGCAAAAC GGCGATGGACAAACTGCATTGCATATAGCGAGCGCTGAGGGTGACGAAACCCTCGTCAAGTACTTTTACGGTGTCAGAGCGTCAGCCTCCATCACTGATCATCAGGATCGTACTCCGATGCATCTAGCAGCAGAAAACGGGCATGCTTCTATTATTGAGTTGCTGGCCGACAAATTCAAAGCCAGCATATTTGAGAGGACGAAGGACGGATCAACACTGATGCATATAGCGTCATTGAACGGTCACTCGGAATGCGCGACAATGCTCTTCAAGAAGGGCGTCTATTTGCACATGCCAAATAAACGTGGCGCCAGGTCAATTCACACGGCAGCCAAATACGGTCATGTTGGCATAATAAGCACTCTTCTACAACGAGGTGAAAAG GTGGACGCAACTACGAACGACAATTACACGGCGCTGCATATAGCCGTGGAAAATGCAAAACCTGCGGTAGTAGAGACTCTGTTAGGTTACGGGGCCGAAGTTCACGTTCGAGGAGGAAAGCTTCGGGAAACGCCTCTTCACATAGCAGCCAGAGTGCCTGACGGCGACAGATGTGCGCTGATGCTACTGAAATCTGGTGCAGGGCCAAATTTGACTACCGACGACGGTCAAACACCTGTGCACGTAGCGGCGAGCCATGGCAACTTGACGACGTTATTGCTTCTTTTGGAGGATGGCGGGGATCCTATGTACAAGTCGAAG AACGGAGAAACGCCACTTCACTTGGCGTGTAGAGGATGCAAAGCCGACGTCGTGCGACACTTGATCGAGTTTGTGAAGGAAAGAAAGGGTCCGGAAACAGCGACGGCCTACGTCAACAGTTTAACAAACGAAGGAGCGAGTGCATTACATTACGCTGCTCAAATCGAACCGTCGGAAGTTGAAATACCTGGTGACGACCGCGCAGTTATTCGAGCTCTTCTGGAGGGTGGAGCAGACGTTTCGCTCCAAACAAAACAGGCTCAAGAATCAGCGTTCCATCACTGCGCGTTAGCTGGAAACAACGAGGTTCTAACAGAGATGATAAGTGGTATGTCAGCCACGGAAGTACAGAAAGCGTTAAATCGTCAAAGCGCTGTCGGTTGGACTCCGTTGCTAATCGCTGCCCATCGCGGTCACATGGAGCTAGTGACCACGTTACTGGCGAATCACGCGAGAGTAGACGTATTTGACCTGGAGGGTAGGTCCGCGCTTCACCTGGCTGCCGAGCACGGCTACTTACAAGTCTGCGATGCGTTGTTGGCGAACAAAGCATTTATAAACTCAAAGTCCAGAGTCGGTAGAACAGCGTTGCACTTGGCAGCGATGAACGGCTACTCGCATCTCGTCAAGTTCCTTGTGCAGGACCACGGGGCTGCGATAGACGTTCTTACGCTGAGAAAACAGACACCCCTTCATTTGGCAGCTGGTGCTGGCCAATTGGAAGTGTGCAAGCTTCTACTCGAACTCGGGGCAAGTATAGACGCGACCGACGATCAAGGTCAGAAACCGATTCATGCTGCAGCGATGAACAATTATGCGGAGGTGGCCCAGCTGTTCCTTCAAAGACACCCCAGCTTAGTGATGGCATGTACCAAAGATGGGAACACTTGCGCCCACATAGCGGCGATGCAGGGCAGCGTACGCGTGATCGAAGAGCTGATGAAATTCGATCGGCAAGGTGTCATCTCTGCAAGAAACAAGTTAACCGAAGCGACTCCTCTTCAGCTGGCGGCCGAAGGAGGACATGCCGAGGTTGTTAAAGCGTTAGTCAGAGCAGGTGCTTCTTGTGCCGATGAGAATCGAGCGGGATTCACCGCGGTCCATTTGGCCGCACAACACGGACATGGTCAGGTATTGGAAGTGATGAGATCTTCTCAATCTCTTCGTATATCCAGTAAGAAGCTTGGGGTTACTGCCCTTCATGTTGCAGCATACTTCGGTCAAGCTG ATACCGTGCGGGAACTCTTAACCAACGTACCTGGAACGGTGAAATCCGATCCCCCAACTGGTGGCTCTCTGGTAGGAGAATTAGGAAGCGAATCCGGAATGACACCTTTGCACTTGGCTGCTTACTCCGGAAACGAAAACGTCGTACGACTGTTGTTAAACTCGGCTGGCGTACAG GTGGAGGCAGCGACCACGGAAAACGGCTTTAATCCTCTCCATTTGGCCTGTTTCGGAGGTCACATCACGGTGGTGGGTCTTCTGTTGAGCAGATCGGCAGAATTGTTACATAGCTCAGATCGATACGGTAAAACTGGTCTGCACATCGCCGCGAATCACGGTCACTACCAAATGGTGGAAGTTCTGCTCGGTCAGGGAGCAGAAATAAACGCGACTGATAAAAATGGCTGGACGCCGTTGCATTGCGCCGCTCGCGCCGGTTATCTTGATGTTGTTAAATTGCTGGTCGAAAGCGGAGCCTCACCGAAGAGTGAAACCAATCTCGGAAGCGCGCCGATTTGGTTCGCCGCTTCGGAGGGCCACAACGACGTGCTCAAGTATCTCATGGAGAAGGAGCACGATACATACGCTCTGATGGAGGATAAGAGG TTCGTCTATAATATGATGGTCTGCAGTAAGAGCCACAACAATAAACCGATCGAGGAATTCGTGCTGGTATCGCCGGCACCAGTAGACACGGCAGCAAAGCTTTCCAATATCTACATGAAATTGtcggagaaagagaaggagagagctAAAGACTTGATAGCCGCCGGCAAACAATGCGAAGCGATGGCCACGGAATTGTTAGCTCTAGCCGCAGGCGCCGACTCGGCTGGAAGAATTCTTACCTCGATGGATCGCAGAAACGTGGAATTCTTAGACGTTCTGATCGAGAACGAGCAGAAGGAGGTGATTGCGCATACAGTGGTACAACGATATCTTCAAGAACTGTGGCAAGGCAGCTTGAATTGGAACGCCTTCAGGACGATTCTTCTATTCGTCGCATTCCTCATCTGTCCGCCAGTATGGGTGGTGTTCGCTCTTCCTCTCGGTCACAAGTACAATAACGTTCCCATCATAAAATTCATGTCGTACCTCACGTCTCACATATATCTGATGGTCTTCCTTTTATTGGTCGGTATAATTCCTATATATCCGGTGGTAAGACCGAGCCTATTACCGTACTGGTACGAATGGTGTCTTCTTGTGATGCTGTCTGGACTTTTGCTCTTCGAGCTGACCAATCCTAGCGACAAGAGCGGCCTAGGCTGGATCAAATTGGCAGTGCTATTGTTCGGCATCTGTGGAGTAGCGTTCCATCTTATGGGCTTCGTGCTCGTTCAACGACAGTACTGGCCAACCCTGCTCTACCTCAGGAATCAACTATTCGCTCTGAGCTTCTTGCTGGCTTGTGTGCAGATCCTCGATTTCCTCTCGTTTCACCATCTCTTTGGACCATGGGCAATCATCATCGGAAATCTGATGAAGGATCTCGCCAGATTTCTTGCTGTGTTAGCCATCTTTGTGTTTGGTTTCTCGATGCACTTCGTTGCGCTGAACCAAGCCTTCAAGAATCAATCGACTCAAGAGATGCGCGaggacaaaaagaaaaagggcgCCTTCTACGACG ATTTGTTGGCCAATGTTACGGAATGGATGATGGAGACGCCATCGACGGCGCCTCCTCGTCGACACCTCCGTTACAAGACAAAACCACCTGAGTGTTGTGACGATAGCTCCCGAAATA TAAAGATGAATCCTGTACTCGCCTTCGAGTATCTGTTCTTCGCCGTCTTTGGCCAAACGACCCACGGCGAACTGAAGGTCGAGACTAATCAGCCGCAGTGGACCTCGGTCCTGTTCAAGTTGACCTTTGGCGTATACATGTTGGTCTCAGTAGTTGTATTAATTAATCTACTGATCGCCATGATGAGCGACACCTACCAGCGGATACAGGCGCAATCGGACATTGAATGGAAATACGGACTCAGTAAACTGATCCGAAATATGCACAG AACGACCACCGCCCCGTCGCCTCTTAACTTGCTCACTACTTGGATCGTGTATTTCATCAAAGTGTGCAAGCAACACGCTGCAAAACGAAAACGTCCCTCTTTAGTCCACATGATGGGACTTCAGCGAGCTGCTCGTCTCTCACCTAGATCGAAGATGGGCGCGAAGTGGCTGGCCAAAGTGAAGAAGGGTCAAGTCAGACCAAAAGACAGTGTAACCTTGTCGGTGGTGCACTTGAGTCCTCTTGGAAGTCAATTGTCTTTCAATAGTGCTACAAGACTCGAAAGCGTAGTCGATTGGGATTCGATCCGTAAGAAATATTTAGCTCTGTCCGGGAACGAGCCTGAAAAAGAAGCAGATAAGGATACCAAAAACGAGGATGACGAGAAAGAGGATGAAAACGCACCGACGGCTTCTAACTCCTCCATGGTACCAACAACAATGACGCCACCTATCTAG